The following coding sequences lie in one Nakaseomyces glabratus chromosome I, complete sequence genomic window:
- the YIP1 gene encoding transporter YIP1 (CAGL0I08701g~Ortholog(s) have role in ER to Golgi vesicle-mediated transport, cellular response to drug, vesicle fusion with Golgi apparatus), translating into MSYFQGNDMNTSSGFYQPSSQFNFPQGSMSFQSGGNNSGDSNAMGVAPDPLPAGLFNALSTKGYPHEPPLLEEIGINFDHIFKKTMYVLRPTMSSAMLSHEILNDSDLAGPVIFFMLFGLFLLMAGKVHFGYIYGVALFGTISLHTLSKQMATSSSQQQQPSSLHFFNTASILGYCFLPLCFLSFIGVFHSLDNRIGHLTGALFVIWSTWSSSGFLNNLLQLQNARTLIAYPLLIFYSVFALMAIFV; encoded by the coding sequence ATGAGTTACTTCCAAGGAAATGATATGAATACCTCTTCAGGTTTCTACCAGCCATCCAGTCAATTCAATTTCCCTCAGGGTTCTATGTCTTTCCAATCTGGTGGCAATAACAGCGGTGATTCCAATGCTATGGGTGTAGCACCTGACCCGCTTCCTGCTGGGTTGTTTAATGCACTTTCCACAAAGGGTTATCCACACGAGCCTCCACTATTGGAAGAGATAGGTATTAACTTTGATCACATCTTCAAGAAGACAATGTACGTCTTGAGACCTACCATGTCTAGCGCCATGCTGTCACATGAGATTCTAAATGATTCAGACTTGGCAGGCCCAGTTATATTCTTCATGCTATTTGGTCTATTTTTACTGATGGCTGGTAAGGTCCACTTCGGTTACATCTACGGGGTAGCTTTGTTCGGTACAATCTCTTTACACACACTATCAAAACAAATGGCCACATCCAGCtcacaacaacaacagccTTCCTCACTACATTTCTTCAACACAGCTTCCATCCTGGGCTACTGTTTCTTACCACTGTGTTTCCTATCTTTCATCGGTGTATTCCACTCCCTGGATAACAGAATAGGGCATCTAACCGGTGCTTTGTTCGTGATATGGAGTACCTGGTCCTCTTCTGGTTTCCTAAATAACCTGctacaactacaaaacGCAAGAACTTTGATAGCATACCCACTACTGATTTTCTACAGCGTCTTCGCATTAATGGCTATCTTCGTTTGA
- the BUR6 gene encoding negative cofactor 2 transcription regulator complex subunit BUR6 (CAGL0I08635g~Ortholog(s) have RNA polymerase II transcription factor activity, TBP-class protein binding, RNA polymerase II transcription factor activity and TBP-class protein binding, more) has translation MDIKEITTGDSEVYGTVGTEVGASVGASAEVSAEAKDETTEVFEKIKTHFPPAKVKKIMQSDEDIGKVSQATPVITGRSLEFFMALLVKKSGDMARQRGMKRITADVLRDTILEDERFDFLRESICAGYKGYKEDEEKE, from the coding sequence ATGGATATCAAAGAGATAACGACGGGTGACAGTGAAGTGTATGGTACTGTTGGCACGGAGGTGGGAGCCAGTGTTGGTGCGAGTGCAGAGGTAAGTGCAGAGGCTAAGGATGAGACTACGGAGGTGTTTGAGAAGATAAAGACGCACTTCCCACCTGCgaaggtgaagaagataatGCAGTCGGACGAGGACATAGGTAAAGTATCGCAGGCGACACCCGTGATAACTGGCCGCTCGCTGGAGTTCTTCATGGCGTTGCTGGTCAAGAAGAGCGGGGACATGGCCAGACAGAGAGGCATGAAGAGGATCACCGCAGATGTGCTGAGAGACACAATACTCGAGGACGAGCGCTTCGACTTCCTGCGAGAGAGCATATGCGCCGGGTACAAGGGCTACAAAGAAGACGAAGAGAAAGAATAG
- a CDS encoding uncharacterized protein (CAGL0I08591g~Ortholog of S. cerevisiae : YER158C and Saccharomyces cerevisiae S288C : YER158C), which produces MSVQGVSLTRSNSYRRLLTQDQMDLRQSIMVGDIAVVVPERRSPERRSPERPERPERPERSERFERHEPRQRYERDREKVPSQNVRREPRITRSKTINVGSDSVRKKALQNSQKQNMLNAPAHKKVPQNYYMQPHYQQQQQQMRQAYPAIQRSKSVTASNIGKTYSDRGREHGREHEREHERERDRQHELSRRHSHVYRAPQVEDRRAVETPTVSAYQLQKQKMKHSFKFENGEVFTPRRELQAAKNPQEKINPYAYKDKSSASSIHSDLSDDEDEFDLSVGSINFQKRPAVSPIKAKPKAKEPVVKEKKKFGSFFKSIWKSKSLSDAEQPPKKLFIAEPKVEQKPATQPPEIKVSEPAPKKNPIDEIYDRLVVQWEKVTFIPPDELETIRSISSSDRSSLINFYLPNLSSTSLSSNGNSTSFASAVRKDMMSTMNKKLRFSNEVLLTDTWAPEVYERSNDSFLDNFIEVGGSTSSGNDSSANTTTQKPEIKQEINEFKKNEMVVHEKSAKYTHIYC; this is translated from the coding sequence ATGAGTGTGCAAGGCGTTTCCCTTACGCGGAGCAATTCCTATAGGCGGTTGCTGACGCAGGACCAGATGGATTTACGGCAGAGCATAATGGTGGGGGATATAGCGGTGGTGGTGCCCGAGCGGCGGAGTCCCGAGCGGCGTAGTCCTGAGCGGCCTGAGCGGCCTGAGCGCCCCGAGAGGTCTGAGAGGTTTGAGCGGCATGAGCCCAGGCAGCGGTACGAGCGTGATCGGGAAAAGGTTCCGAGTCAGAATGTGCGGCGGGAGCCGCGGATTACGCGGAGTAAGACTATAAATGTGGGAAGCGACTCAGTGCGGAAGAAAGCGTTGCAGAACTCGCAGAAGCAGAATATGCTGAATGCGCCTGCGCATAAGAAAGTGCCACAGAATTACTACATGCAGCCACACtaccaacaacaacaacagcagaTGAGACAGGCGTATCCGGCTATACAGCGGTCGAAATCGGTGACAGCTTCTAACATAGGGAAAACGTACTCGGATCGCGGGCGTGAGCACGGGCGTGAGCACGAGCGAGAGCACGAGCGTGAGCGCGACCGCCAACATGAATTATCGAGGAGACACAGCCATGTCTACAGAGCTCCACAGGTGGAGGATAGACGTGCTGTTGAGACTCCCACAGTGTCAGCGTACCAGTTGCAGAAGCAAAAGATGAAGCACAGCTTCAAGTTTGAGAACGGTGAAGTGTTCACGCCCAGAAGGGAGCTACAGGCTGCTAAGAACCCACAGGAGAAAATAAACCCATACGCTTACAAAGACAAATCCTCAGCATCTAGCATCCACAGCGATCTAAGCGATGACGAGGACGAATTCGACCTGAGTGTGGGCAGCATCAACTTTCAGAAAAGACCTGCTGTGAGCCCCATTAAAGCAAAACCAAAGGCAAAAGAACCGGTGGTCaaggagaaaaagaaattcggctcctttttcaaaagtatATGGAAGTCAAAATCTCTCTCCGATGCTGAACAGCCTCCAAAGAAATTGTTTATTGCAGAACCAAAAGTTGAACAAAAACCGGCAACCCAGCCACCGGAGATAAAAGTGAGTGAACCTGCGCCCAAGAAGAACCCCATCGATGAAATATATGATAGGTTGGTAGTACAGTGGGAAAAGGTCACTTTTATACCTCCTGATGAATTAGAGACTATCCGGTCTATATCATCTTCGGATAGGTCCTCTTTAATCAATTTTTACTTACCTAATTTGTCATCGACCTCGTTATCCTCCAATGGAAACTCTACAAGCTTTGCTAGTGCTGTGAGGAAAGATATGATGTCGACTATGAATAAGAAATTGAGATTCTCTAACGAGGTACTGCTAACCGATACATGGGCTCCCGAAGTCTACGAAAGAAGTAACGACTCCTTCTTAGACAACTTCATTGAGGTTGGTGGATCTACTTCATCTGGTAATGATAGTAGTGCTAACACAACGACTCAAAAACCTGAAATTAAACAGGAAATAAACGAGTTTAAAAAGAACGAAATGGTGGTTCATGAAAAAAGTGCCAAGTATACTCATATATACTGTTGA
- the DUR3 gene encoding DUR3 (CAGL0I08613g~Putative plasma membrane polyamine transporter), translating to MGHLSIPAAHAIIWPTYGVLLITASMVAYWKRDSKTFLSANGTQKAIPLAFNFVASGLGCGVLSTYPQIANLDGLHGLLVYALAGGLPMFVFAFLGPLIRKKTPSGFVLTEWVFHRFGLLCGWYLSACTILTVYLFLVSEVASLKYAIDTLTNINSLPVIIIECVVTTIYTSIGGFHISFMTDSLQVSIVFILLVIVAAAMGSRIHIDRDLIGPSGLLKGNKLGWQLVYILTVAIFTNDFFMSGFWLRTFASRSNKDLLIGCSLACFILVTFVTVVGVTGFIAVWAGLLPARDQENSGAAFYLLLAQLPSWIIGFTLVFVAVLSTCTLDSLQSALVSTISNDVFRNKLHIMLVRGIVVAIMVPVVVVGLIAQDVLSIYLIVDLLSSSVVPVLVVGLWGKLDEIWSAWEVIGGGCAGILGVWIFGTVYYHSAKEGGRLLLISNGLYADDWGAFGAFVVAPGAGLVCSVIILAIRLSLMKLYKKNPEGRFHRTCNKLGQVTGITRLYHFVNYWDSRLIDRSATEELPSDISLRSDEEDNKKSMESIRVHELSENNTNEHDS from the coding sequence atgggTCACTTGTCCATTCCTGCTGCTCACGCCATCATATGGCCTACATACGGTGTCTTACTGATCACTGCCTCGATGGTAGCGTACTGGAAGAGGGACTCCAAGACTTTCTTGTCCGCGAACGGTACCCAGAAGGCTATCCCGCTGGCTTTCAACTTCGTCGCCTCTGGGCTGGGTTGTGGTGTCCTGTCAACGTACCCACAGATTGCTAACCTGGACGGTCTGCACGGTCTGCTGGTCTACGCTCTGGCCGGTGGTCTGCCAATGTTTGTGTTTGCGTTCCTAGGACCACTTATCAGAAAGAAGACTCCCAGCGGGTTCGTTTTGACCGAGTGGGTCTTCCACAGATTCGGCTTGCTGTGTGGCTGGTACCTGAGTGCATGCACCATCCTGACTGTGTACTTGTTCCTGGTCAGCGAAGTGGCCTCCTTGAAGTACGCCATCGACACCCTGACCAACATCAACTCTCTGCCtgtcatcatcattgaGTGTGTCGTGACTACCATCTACACATCCATCGGTGGTTTCCACATCTCTTTCATGACAGACTCCCTGCAGGTCAGCATTGTGTTCATCCTGCTGGTCATCGTCGCCGCGGCAATGGGTAGCCGTATCCACATCGACAGAGACTTGATCGGCCCATCGGGACTACTGAAGGGTAACAAGCTAGGTTGGCAATTGGTCTACATCCTAACAGTGGCCATCTTCACTAACGATTTCTTCATGAGTGGGTTCTGGCTAAGAACCTTCGCTTCAAGATCGAACAAGGACCTGCTCATCGGCTGTTCCTTGGCTTGTTTCATTCTAGTCACTTTCGTCACCGTGGTCGGTGTCACCGGTTTCATCGCCGTGTGGGCGGGCCTACTGCCAGCCAGAGACCAGGAGAACTCCGGTGCCGCGTTCTACCTGCTGCTAGCTCAACTGCCTTCCTGGATCATCGGCTTCACACTGGTCTTCGTCGCCGTGCTGTCCACATGTACCTTGGACTCCTTGCAGAGCGCCCTGGTCTCCACCATCTCCAACGATGTCTTCAGAAACAAGCTGCACATCATGCTTGTGCGTGGTATCGTGGTCGCCATCATGGTCCCCGTCGTTGTGGTCGGTTTAATCGCACAGGACGTGCTAAGTATCTACCTGATTGTCGACCTGCTGTCGTCCAGTGTCGTGCCAGTGCTAGTGGTGGGCCTGTGGGGCAAGCTGGACGAAATCTGGAGCGCCTGGGAAGTCATCGGAGGTGGCTGCGCTGGTATCCTCGGCGTGTGGATTTTCGGTACCGTGTACTACCACTCCGCTAAGGAAGGTGGCAGACTGCTGCTGATCTCCAACGGCCTGTACGCCGACGACTGGGGCGCCTTCGGCGCCTTCGTGGTGGCCCCAGGTGCCGGTCTAGTGTGCTCCGTGATTATCCTAGCCATCAGACTATCGCTGATGAAGCTGTACAAGAAGAACCCAGAGGGCAGATTCCACCGCACCTGCAACAAGCTGGGCCAGGTCACCGGCATCACCAGGCTGTACCACTTCGTAAACTACTGGGACAGCAGGCTGATCGACCGCTCCGCCACCGAGGAGCTGCCTTCCGACATCTCGCTGAGATCAGACGAGGAGGACAACAAGAAGAGCATGGAGAGCATCCGCGTCCATGAGCTATCGGAGAACAACACCAACGAGCACGACTCGTAA